The Enterobacter asburiae sequence ATGTTCACCATTGCGTTACGGCCAAACTTCGAATGATCCACCACCAGCATCACGTGACGCGAGTTTTCAATAATCGCGCGCTTGGTGCGCACCTCGTGGTAATCAAATTCCAGCAACGAGCCGTCGGTGTCGATGCCGCTGATCCCCAGAATGCCGAAGTCGAGGCGGAACTGAGAGATAAAATCGAGCGTCGCTTCGCCGATAATCCCGCCGTCGCGGCTGCGCAGTTCGCCGCCCGCGAGGATGATGCGAAAATCGTCTTTCTGCATCAGGGTGTTGGCGACGTTCAGGTTGTTGGTCACCACGCGCAGGTTCTCATGATCCAGCAGGGCATGGGCGACCGCTTCCGGCGTGGTGCCGATGTCAATAAACAGCGTCGCGCCGTTCGGGATCTGGCTCGCCACTTTACGGGCAATGCGCTCTTTTTCCGCCGTCTGCGTGGCTTTACGGTCGTGCCAGGAGGTGTTGACCGAGCTGGACGGCAGCGCGGCCCCGCCGTGGTGGCGCAAAATACGGTTCTGATCGGCCAGATCGTTCAGGTCACGACGGATGGTTTGCGGGCTGACGGCAAACTGCTCGACCAGCTCTTCGGTGCTGACGTATCCCTGTTTTTTGACCAGTTCGATAATGGCGTCATGACGTTGTGTTTGTTTCATCAATTATCCCTGAGAATTATGTTCGTTTTCGCGCATGGAGCGTGTCGGCAAGCGCCATTGCCAGCCCGACCGCCAGGCCGGTGACGTGCGCACCATTGGCGATAGACATACCAAACAGATCAAACCATCCGGCAATTAGCCATATTAACGCAAAGGCTATTAATCCGCGTTGTAAATAGATGCCGCTTTCCGGGTCGCGCTCCCCGCGAAGCCAGACGTAGCCCATCAGGGCGTAGACGACACCCGACAGCCCGCCGAACCACGGGCCGCTGAATTTATGCTGCACGTAGCCGCTCAGCAGGGCGCTAATCACGGTGATGACAATCAGCTTACCGCTGCCGAGCCGCTTCTCAACGATGCCGCCGAGATACCACCACCACAGCAGGTTAAAGAGGATATGCATCACCGAGAAGTGCATCAGCGCGTGGGTAAAGTAGCGCCAGACGTCAAACTGCAGCGATGGGTCATACGGCCACGCCAGCGCGATCATTACGCTCTGGTCGCCCACCACGTTCATAATAATGAAGACGATAATACAGGCCGCCATCAGCAGCAGCGTAAACGGGCCCGCGCGCTCGCGAATCGTGGCAAGGAAGGGAAAACGGCTGTAATGCAGTCCGCTGCCGGTCTGGCCGGATTGCCAGCTGGCCGCCAGATAGCGCGGGTCGCCAGGGTTCTCAAGAAAACGCGCCAGCTCTTCGTTTACCCGCCCTGCCTGGCTCTCGTCGGCCAGCCAGACGTCGGTCTGAGTATGTTGCTGAATGGTCAGAATAACGCCCTGCGTCGCCATATAGTCGACAAACGCCTGGGCGACGCGCGGGTTGGTAAAAGAGGTGATCATCAACATGGGCAGCGGTCGCTTATTTCCACACAAAAGGGAACAGTATAGCGGGATTAGCGCTCAAACGCGTATTCCACTTCTGCCGGGAAATGACGATGCCAGGCATCGAAGCCGCCATCGACACTGTATACCGCGTCGTAGCCCTGCTGAATAAGATACTGCGCCGCGCCTTTGCTGCTGTTGCCGTGGTAGCACATGACCATTACCGGCGTGTCGAAGTCGTTATCGCGCATAAACGCGCCCAGCGTGTCGTTGGTGAGATGGAACGCGCCCGGCGTGTGGCCCATCGCAAAACTTTGCGGATCGCGGATGTCCACCAGCACCGCTTTTCCCTGGTGCATCTTCTGGTGGGCTTCTTCTACGTTAATACATTCAAACTGATCCATGGTGTTCTCTTTCGCTTATTCAGGTGTGGTGCGTTTTTCCCCTCACCCTACCCTCTCCCGGAGGGAGAGGGAAACGGATCACCCTCTCCCCGTGGGAGAGGGCTGGGGTGAGGGCATCAGACCGCACTATTTTACCCCGTAGTGTACGTCCTGGCGGCGGGTAAACGCCATTATGTTATCCATATCACTCTAAATTGTTTTTTTGATGTTACCAAAAGCGCGTTCCTTTGCTATTATGAGCGATATCGAACATTTTTGAGCTTTAACGAAAGTGCATGAGGGTGTTATGGAAACCAAAGATCTGATTGTGATAGGCGGTGGCATCAACGGTGCCGGTATTGCGGTTGATGCCGCAGGACGCGGTTTATCCGTGCTGATGCTGGAAGCTAACGACCTCGCCTGCGCGACGTCGTCCGCCAGCTCCAAGCTGATCCACGGTGGCCTGCGCTACCTGGAACACTACGAATTCCGCCTGGTCAGCGAAGCGCTGGCCGAACGTGAAGTGCTGCTGAAAATGGCCCCGCATCTGGCGATCCCGATGCGCTTCCGCCTGCCCCATCGCCCGCACCTGCGTCCGGCGTGGATGATCCGCATCGGCCTGTTTATGTACGATCATCTGGGCAAACGCACCAGCCTGCCGGGTTCGAACGGTTTGCGTTTTGGCTCAGAATCGGTCCTTAAGCCGGAAATCGTGCGCGGTTTCGAATATTCCGACTGTTGGGTGGACGATGCGCGTCTGGTGCTGGCGAATGCGCAGATGGTCGAGAAGAAAGGCGGCGAGGTGAAAACCCGGACCCGCGCGACCGCCGCACGCCGCGAAAACGGCCTGTGGATTGTGGAAGCAGAAGACATTGATACCGGCGAGAAATTCAGCTGGAAAGCGCGCGGCCTGGTGAACGCCACCGGCCCGTGGGTGAAGCAGTTCTTCGACGACGGAATGCACCTGCCTTCACCGTACGGCATTCGCCTGATCAAGGGCAGCCACATTGTGGTGCCGCGCGTGCATACCCAGAAGCAGGCGTACATTCTGCAAAACGAAGACAAGCGCATCGTGTTTGTGATCCCGTGGATGGACGAGTTCTCCATCATCGGCACCACCGACGTGGAGTACAAAGGCGATCCGAAAAACGTCGAGATCGACGAGAGCGAAGTGAACTACCTGCTCAAAGTGTATAACGCACACTTTAAGAAACAGCTGTCACGGGATGACGTGGTCTGGACCTACTCCGGCGTGCGTCCGCTGTGCGATGATGAGTCTGACTCACCGCAGGCCATCACCCGCGACTATACGCTCGATATCCACGACGTAGACGGTCAGGCACCGCTGCTGTCGGTGTTTGGCGGCAAGCTCACCACCTACCGCAAGCTGGCCGAGCACGCGCTGGAAAAACTGGCGCCGTACTACAAGGGCATTGGCCCGGCGTGGACC is a genomic window containing:
- the glpD gene encoding glycerol-3-phosphate dehydrogenase, which produces METKDLIVIGGGINGAGIAVDAAGRGLSVLMLEANDLACATSSASSKLIHGGLRYLEHYEFRLVSEALAEREVLLKMAPHLAIPMRFRLPHRPHLRPAWMIRIGLFMYDHLGKRTSLPGSNGLRFGSESVLKPEIVRGFEYSDCWVDDARLVLANAQMVEKKGGEVKTRTRATAARRENGLWIVEAEDIDTGEKFSWKARGLVNATGPWVKQFFDDGMHLPSPYGIRLIKGSHIVVPRVHTQKQAYILQNEDKRIVFVIPWMDEFSIIGTTDVEYKGDPKNVEIDESEVNYLLKVYNAHFKKQLSRDDVVWTYSGVRPLCDDESDSPQAITRDYTLDIHDVDGQAPLLSVFGGKLTTYRKLAEHALEKLAPYYKGIGPAWTKEAVLPGGDIGGNRDDYAAKLRRRFPFITEGMARHYARTYGSNTELFLGEAKEIADLGEHFGHELYEAELRYLVEHEWVRRLDDAIWRRTKEGMWLNAEQQSRVAQWLLQNAGKRELSLAS
- the glpG gene encoding rhomboid family intramembrane serine protease GlpG codes for the protein MLMITSFTNPRVAQAFVDYMATQGVILTIQQHTQTDVWLADESQAGRVNEELARFLENPGDPRYLAASWQSGQTGSGLHYSRFPFLATIRERAGPFTLLLMAACIIVFIIMNVVGDQSVMIALAWPYDPSLQFDVWRYFTHALMHFSVMHILFNLLWWWYLGGIVEKRLGSGKLIVITVISALLSGYVQHKFSGPWFGGLSGVVYALMGYVWLRGERDPESGIYLQRGLIAFALIWLIAGWFDLFGMSIANGAHVTGLAVGLAMALADTLHARKRT
- the glpE gene encoding thiosulfate sulfurtransferase GlpE, which encodes MDQFECINVEEAHQKMHQGKAVLVDIRDPQSFAMGHTPGAFHLTNDTLGAFMRDNDFDTPVMVMCYHGNSSKGAAQYLIQQGYDAVYSVDGGFDAWHRHFPAEVEYAFER
- a CDS encoding DeoR/GlpR family transcriptional regulator, coding for MKQTQRHDAIIELVKKQGYVSTEELVEQFAVSPQTIRRDLNDLADQNRILRHHGGAALPSSSVNTSWHDRKATQTAEKERIARKVASQIPNGATLFIDIGTTPEAVAHALLDHENLRVVTNNLNVANTLMQKDDFRIILAGGELRSRDGGIIGEATLDFISQFRLDFGILGISGIDTDGSLLEFDYHEVRTKRAIIENSRHVMLVVDHSKFGRNAMVNMGSISMVDAVYTDVMPPAGVMQVIKDNNLQLELC